The following coding sequences lie in one Filimonas effusa genomic window:
- a CDS encoding glycosyl hydrolase 115 family protein, which yields MKKALFAFAIILNAVPVFCQQFVSQTKQQKAFSITASDLPAIYADPQDDWLCMKAATLLQHDIALVTGSKPTLLSQLPAAGQKTIIIGTIQGCAAIRKLIAQKQMNVGSIKGQWEAFQIQTIDTRSSAQSNTLVICGNDKRGAAYGVFELSAQLGVSPWYWWADVPARQQSAVYIKKGVYSYPSPSVKYRGIFINDEAPAFSGWTKEKFGGINHLVYEKVFELLLRLKANYLWPAMWGNAFNDDDTLNPILANKWGIVMGTSHHEPMLRAQTEWKRYGKGAWDYTKNESGLKTFWTNGIRNMGTHESIITVGMRGDGDEPMTDGTATALLERIVADQRQIIEKVTGKPASQTPQLWALYKEVQDYYDKGMRVPDDVTLLLCDDNWGNIRRLPNPADKPRKGGYGIYYHFDYVGGPRNYKWINTNNISRIWEQMHLAHAYGADKIWIVNVGDLKPMELPISFFLDYAYNTRKWNEDNITGFFTEWATQQFGADHAAAIATLLQKYSVYASRKKPELLNEKTYRIGANGEFDKIVEEWIQLRQQAEQVEKTIPSNMKDAYFQLVLHPIQAFENLHQLYYAVAQNRLLATQNNTSANQWADKALQYYIADSLLSIKYNKELANGKWNHMMDQTHIGYKYWQEPKQNRMPEVTYLNKPVAAGNSPLPDAGITTDKTATSLPAKDKLSLPASAYTKAIHTSGIRWKPIPDIGKNGSGMTSFPVTASVPLSKGSPCLEYEVHTTAGDSLRITAFFSPTLNFLHSPGGLRFAVSVDNGTPQVISLNQEENTHAWDLWVANNNIVKTSRQFFGLPGKHTIRYWMIDPGVILQKLEIDVNKPE from the coding sequence ATGAAAAAAGCACTTTTTGCCTTTGCCATCATCCTTAACGCGGTTCCGGTTTTCTGTCAGCAATTTGTTTCGCAAACGAAGCAGCAAAAGGCATTCAGCATTACTGCATCCGATCTGCCCGCTATTTATGCAGATCCCCAGGACGACTGGCTTTGCATGAAGGCTGCCACCTTGCTGCAGCATGATATAGCGTTGGTTACCGGAAGCAAACCAACGTTGCTCTCTCAATTACCAGCTGCAGGGCAAAAAACAATTATTATCGGCACAATCCAGGGCTGTGCTGCCATCCGTAAACTTATTGCACAAAAACAGATGAACGTTGGCAGCATAAAAGGCCAATGGGAAGCTTTTCAGATACAGACAATAGATACGCGTTCATCCGCCCAAAGCAACACATTGGTCATCTGCGGCAATGATAAGCGGGGAGCTGCTTACGGTGTATTTGAATTATCAGCGCAGCTGGGCGTTTCACCCTGGTACTGGTGGGCCGATGTGCCTGCCCGGCAGCAATCAGCAGTTTATATAAAAAAAGGAGTTTACAGCTACCCTTCTCCTTCCGTTAAATACAGGGGCATTTTTATTAACGACGAAGCTCCTGCATTCTCTGGCTGGACAAAAGAAAAGTTCGGAGGGATTAACCACCTGGTGTATGAAAAAGTATTTGAATTATTGTTACGACTGAAAGCCAACTATCTGTGGCCTGCCATGTGGGGCAATGCGTTTAACGACGACGACACGCTTAATCCCATACTGGCAAACAAATGGGGAATTGTTATGGGCACTTCGCATCATGAACCCATGTTGCGTGCGCAAACCGAATGGAAACGTTATGGAAAAGGAGCCTGGGATTATACCAAAAATGAAAGCGGGCTAAAAACGTTCTGGACCAATGGTATTCGTAACATGGGTACACATGAAAGTATTATTACAGTAGGCATGCGCGGCGATGGCGATGAACCCATGACCGACGGTACTGCTACAGCATTGCTCGAAAGAATTGTAGCAGATCAGCGGCAGATCATTGAGAAAGTAACCGGGAAACCAGCATCACAAACGCCGCAGCTATGGGCTTTGTACAAAGAAGTACAGGATTATTATGATAAGGGTATGCGTGTGCCGGACGATGTAACGCTTTTACTTTGCGACGATAACTGGGGCAATATCCGGCGTTTACCCAATCCTGCCGATAAACCAAGGAAAGGAGGTTACGGCATTTATTATCATTTTGACTATGTGGGTGGCCCACGGAATTACAAATGGATCAACACAAACAACATCAGCAGAATATGGGAGCAAATGCATCTTGCCCACGCATATGGCGCCGATAAAATATGGATTGTGAACGTGGGGGATCTGAAACCTATGGAGCTGCCCATTTCATTTTTTCTCGACTACGCCTACAACACCCGTAAATGGAATGAAGATAATATTACCGGTTTCTTCACCGAATGGGCAACGCAACAATTCGGGGCAGACCATGCCGCAGCGATAGCAACCTTATTACAGAAGTATTCTGTTTACGCCTCCAGAAAGAAACCGGAATTGTTAAATGAAAAGACCTATCGCATAGGTGCCAATGGTGAATTTGACAAGATCGTGGAAGAATGGATACAACTGAGGCAACAGGCAGAACAGGTGGAAAAGACAATTCCGTCAAATATGAAAGACGCCTATTTCCAGCTTGTACTGCATCCTATTCAGGCATTTGAAAATCTTCACCAGTTGTATTATGCAGTAGCACAGAACAGGCTTTTGGCAACGCAGAACAATACTTCCGCCAATCAATGGGCCGACAAGGCGTTGCAGTATTACATAGCCGACTCATTGCTTTCCATTAAATACAATAAAGAGCTGGCTAATGGCAAATGGAATCACATGATGGATCAAACGCATATAGGCTATAAATACTGGCAGGAACCCAAACAAAACAGGATGCCCGAAGTAACTTATTTAAACAAGCCTGTAGCTGCCGGCAATTCACCCTTACCCGATGCCGGTATAACAACGGACAAAACTGCAACTTCCCTTCCCGCTAAAGATAAGCTCTCCTTACCGGCTTCGGCATATACCAAAGCGATCCATACATCCGGGATACGCTGGAAACCAATTCCTGACATAGGCAAAAACGGAAGCGGCATGACCAGCTTCCCGGTAACAGCTTCTGTTCCGCTTTCGAAAGGAAGTCCCTGCCTGGAATACGAGGTTCATACAACCGCGGGTGACAGTTTACGTATTACTGCCTTCTTTTCTCCAACGCTTAATTTCCTTCATTCACCAGGTGGCCTCCGTTTTGCCGTATCTGTAGACAACGGAACGCCACAGGTAATAAGCCTGAACCAGGAAGAGAATACGCATGCCTGGGATCTTTGGGTTGCCAATAATAACATCGTTAAAACAAGCAGGCAGTTTTTTGGCCTGCCCGGAAAACACACGATCAGGTATTGGATGATAGATCCGGGTGTAATACTTCAGAAGCTGGAGATAGATGTTAATAAGCCGGAATAG